A part of Thermocladium sp. ECH_B genomic DNA contains:
- a CDS encoding isochorismatase, whose translation MATSWPLPDILKPSRSVLVVWDVHKALVNSIFNKEEFINALNTSITAARQAKVPIVFTKITPYPQGFESPSSKLLYRSGFQFKPEEMELVVQPSADDIVLNKNTWSIFVGTNFELLLRNSNRSTIVFTGIATEIGIETSARHAFALGLIPVIIRDAVSSRNREGHERSLTNMSSFFPIITSIDLINHWK comes from the coding sequence ATGGCTACTAGTTGGCCTCTTCCGGATATCTTGAAACCATCTCGATCAGTGTTGGTTGTTTGGGATGTCCATAAAGCCCTCGTTAATTCAATTTTCAATAAAGAGGAATTCATCAATGCGCTAAACACATCCATAACTGCAGCTCGGCAAGCCAAGGTACCTATAGTATTCACAAAGATAACTCCATATCCTCAGGGATTCGAGTCGCCCTCCTCTAAACTATTATACAGAAGTGGTTTTCAATTTAAGCCTGAGGAAATGGAGCTAGTCGTACAACCATCAGCTGATGACATAGTGCTTAACAAAAATACATGGAGCATATTCGTGGGGACGAATTTCGAGCTATTGCTAAGGAACTCCAATAGATCGACAATAGTATTCACTGGAATAGCGACTGAGATAGGGATTGAAACAAGTGCGAGACACGCCTTTGCATTAGGATTAATCCCAGTGATAATTAGGGATGCAGTATCATCTAGAAACAGGGAGGGACACGAAAGATCGCTCACAAACATGTCATCATTCTTCCCAATAATAACGTCAATCGACCTAATTAATCACTGGAAGTGA